In Patagioenas fasciata isolate bPatFas1 chromosome 11, bPatFas1.hap1, whole genome shotgun sequence, the following proteins share a genomic window:
- the ITGB1BP2 gene encoding integrin beta-1-binding protein 2, translating into MALLCYNKGCGQRFDPEHNTKDSCLYHPGAPIFHDALKGWSCCKKRTTDFSEFLSIKGCTKGFHSKEKPPEPFSQEETSDKPKAEPVEELIIQGPKSAEKMQRERPSSDEPRRLLPIKVSRTLEQALEKLNLSSKDKEPEGSCAGEAVAQVRAGTTCKNTACKAIYQGPESNTEVCTFHPGVPVFHEGMKYWSCCGVKTTDFSAFLEQPGCSSGRHCWTVKGDKKAVSCRQDWHQTSSQVVVTVYAKNPLPAHSSVKANRTTLEVHIVFEGNKIFQAELDLWGVIEIEKSFVSMVPTKVEITLCKANPGSWARLELPQSLLHPRGEQDAANPEKPEAAQEEDSDDSLSWSEEEDEELEMGTQTN; encoded by the exons ATGGCGTTGCTGTGCTACAACAAGGGCTGTGGGCAGAGGTTTGATCCTGAACACAACACCAAGG ATTCCTGCCTGTACCACCCAGGCGCCCCCATCTTCCACGATGCCCTGAAG GGCTGGTCTTGTTGCAAGAAACGCACAACAGACTTCTCTGAGTTCCTCTCCATAAAG GGATGTACAAAGGGGTTTCACAGCAAGGAGAAGCCCCCTGAGCCTTTCAGCCAAGAGGAGACCTCAGACAAGCCAAAGGCCGAACCAGTAGAGGAGCTCATCATCCAAGGACCAAAATCAGCTGAGAAGATGCAGCGGGAAAGACCAAG CTCTGATGAGCCAAGACGACTGCTGCCGATCAAAGTATCCAGGACTCTGGAGCAGGCACTGGAGAAACTGAACCTGTCCTCCAAGGACAAGGAACCTGAGGGCAGTTGTGCAG GGGAGGCGGTTGCCCAGGTGAGAGCTGGCACCACCTGCAAGAACACAGCCTGCAAGGCG ATCTACCAGGGCCCTGAGAGCAACACAGAGGTTTGTACTTTCCATCCTGGAGTTCCTGTCTTTCATGAGGG GATGAAGTACTGGAGCTGCTGTGGAGTCAAAACGACGGATTTCAGTGCTTTCctggagcagccaggctgcagcagcGGGCGGCACTGCTGGACGGTGAAGGGG GACAAGAAGGCGGTGTCGTGCCGGCAGGACTGGCACCAAACCAGCAGCCAGGTGGTAGTGACAGTCTATGCCAAGAaccccctgcctgcccacagcagCGTGAAAGCCAACCGTACCACG CTTGAGGTTCACATCGTTTTTGAAGGGAATAAGATTTTCCAGGCAGAACTGGACCTCTGGGGG GTCATTGAAATAGAGAAGAGCTTTGTGAGCATGGTCCCTACCAAAGTGGAGATCACACTTTGCAAAGCCAACCCTGGCTCCTGGGCCAGGCTGGAGCTCCCCCAAAGCCTGTTGCACCCCCGTGGTGAGCAGGATGCTGCCAATCCAGAGAAGCCTGAGGCAGCGCAGGAGGAGGACTCAGATGACAGCTTGAGCtggtcagaggaggaagatgaggagctgGAGATGGGAACACAGACCAACTGA
- the LOC136106206 gene encoding rho-related GTP-binding protein RhoG-like codes for MQTIKCVVVGDGAVGKTCLLISYTTNAFPEEYIPTVFDNYSAQMTVDGRTVSLNLWDTAGQEEYDRLRTLSYPQTNVFVICFSIGCPSSYANVRHKWHPEVSHHCPNVPILLVGTKRDLRNDLETVKKLKEQSLAPTTPQQGTSLAKQIGAVKYLECSALNQEGVREVFAEAVRAVLYPVTKKNTRKCVLL; via the coding sequence ATGCAGACTATAAAGTGCGTAGTTGTTGGAGATGGCGCTGTGGGAAAAACTTGTCTCCTCATCAGCTACACCACCAATGCCTTCCCAGAAGAATACATCCCTACCGTGTTTGACAACTACAGTGCCCAGATGACTGTTGATGGGCGGACAGTTAGCCTGAATCTCTGGGACACTGCAGGCCAGGAGGAGTACGACCGCCTGCGCACACTCTCGTATCCTCAAACCAATGTGTTTGTCATCTGTTTCTCCATTGGTTGCCCCTCTTCCTATGCAAATGTGAGGCACAAATGGCATCCCGAAGTTTCTCATCACTGTCCAAATGTTCCCATTCTTTTAGTGGGCACGAAGAGAGACTTGAGAAATGACCTGGAAACGGTTAAAAAGTTGAAAGAGCAAAGCTTGGCTCCCACTACCCCGCAGCAGGGGACTTCACTGGCTAAACAAATTGGAGCAGTCAAATATTTGGAGTGCTCAGCGTTGAATCAGGAGGGTGTTCGGGAGGTGTTTGCTGAAGCTGTGCGTGCAGTTCTGTATCCTGTGACAAAGAAGAACACAAGAAAATGTGTCTTATTGTAG